The Deinococcus multiflagellatus genome includes the window CAGATACCGCTCGGCCTTGTAAAAGTTGCGGTGCGCCGTGCTGCCGTGGTGCCAGCGCTTGTGCAGGGCAGCGGCCAGCAGGATCAGGGCCTGAAGGAAGGCGCGGTCCGGGCCCCGGGCCAGCAGCCACGGCGCTTCCCAGGCTTCGTGGGCCTCCCACCAGTGCCCGGCGGCGAAGAGGGCCGCGCCCCGCTCCAGGGCCGCGCGAAATGGGGGGTCCGACATGGCCGGTAGCGTACCCTGGCCTTGGGCCCTGCGCGCAATTGAGCGCCAGGTCACAGCGGTTAAACGAGAGGTGAGCGGTCTGTCCATGCGCGGCATATCCGGTGCCCAGGAGGCAGGCGTATAGTCGGAGCATGAAGCCTGTGGAACTCACGGACAGCACCTTTAAG containing:
- a CDS encoding DUF309 domain-containing protein, which codes for MSDPPFRAALERGAALFAAGHWWEAHEAWEAPWLLARGPDRAFLQALILLAAALHKRWHHGSTAHRNFYKAERYLDTLPAAYAGVDLQRLRTEVWAALHDPTLRPAFHPQPGQADPG